The Fusarium falciforme chromosome 7, complete sequence genome window below encodes:
- a CDS encoding Methyltransf-11 domain-containing protein, with the protein MANLARSLNSSSVAETLATYESWAESYNEDISKEEYTAPEIASDYVFKHVGSQKITSAAILDAGCGTGLVGQHLAKRGVKHVDGIDLSPAMLQVARRTGIYRSLNVADLSQRLDIPDRSYDVVVCVGTLTQGHVGPSAFDEFVRVAKPGGLIVATVRESVWQKNGYEDKVKALDEGGKVTLVGDKLEVIGTDVRAVFVVLQAQ; encoded by the coding sequence ATGGCCAACCTCGCACGCTCTCTCAATTCCTCCAGCGTCGCCGAGACCTTGGCCACGTACGAGAGCTGGGCTGAAAGTTACAACGAAGATATCAGCAAGGAAGAGTACACGGCGCCTGAAATTGCCAGTGACTATGTTTTCAAGCACGTGGGCTCTCAGAAGATCACAAGTGCAGCCATTTTGGATGCTGGATGCGGCACAGGACTCGTCGGCCAACATCTCGCCAAGCGTGGCGTGAAACACGTTGACGGGATCGATCTCAGTCCTGCCATGCTTCAAGTTGCTCGCCGAACTGGCATATATCGCTCCTTGAACGTTGCAGATCTATCACAACGCCTTGATATTCCTGACCGGTCCTATGACGTTGTTGTGTGCGTGGGAACATTGACTCAAGGTCATGTCGGACCTAGCGCTTTTGATGAGTTTGTCAGGGTGGCTAAGCCGGGAGGGCTTATTGTCGCAACGGTGAGAGAATCGGTTTGGCAGAAGAATGGGTATGAGGACAAAGTGAAGGCGCTTGACGAGGGAGGAAAAGTGACGCTCGTGGGCGACAAACTGGAGGTGATCGGAACCGACGTACGCGCCGTCTTTGTGGTTCTGCAAGCCCAGTGA
- a CDS encoding HET domain-containing protein: MPELLSLAWKSKSSDVRDKFYAMLGPYSLKPGGIQIQPDYSISLQHLATGFFAHCIINEGASHLLLKASGANAEAGIPSWMPNWKDPVAWEKLLGNEDEENPSWDGVKNMMPEFHHDNVVQIRFVPNPTAENNAPKNISKRLWYHGATVDADSGAMTLNLTRLSTIDRFMRARESQDFSWYRFRCTSHGGYISLASPRKLDALVEVEDEVYLFDNNITAPIYLVLRPTGGQHEFLLVAACPHLVCTFRDYPLETPLSHRQDQKVDAIPITDLQQSLYSDLIKLHNSLDQTVEFEFSTKPAADRKRRGDTPNSPTYCTHEIDLPVQVGGGPISPSYDVWGLGCVYLELVTWWLGAWEHVEKFASRRLMPDLFHWPNSRLLRSSDKFFTIQWSSHTRGWEARVKDVISQVSISQTMRVYL; this comes from the exons ATGCCTGAACTGTTATCCTTGGCTTGGAAAAGCAAATCTTCAGACGTTCGAGACAAGTTCTATGCTATGCTTGGTCCCTACAGCTTGAAGCCAGGTGGCATTCAAATTCAGCCAGATTACAGCATCTCTCTTCAGCACCTTGCGACCGGCTTCTTTGCTCACTGTATTATTAACGAAGGAGCCTCTCACCTACTCCTCAAGGCCTCTGGTGCTAATGCAGAAGCCGGAATCCCCTCGTGGATGCCGAACTGGAAGGACCCCGTTGCCTGGGAGAAACTCCTTGGaaatgaggatgaagaaaacCCTAGCTGGGATGGCGTGAAGAATATGATGCCCGAATTTCACCATGACAACGTCGTACAGATCCGGTTTGTTCCCAATCCAACTGCCGAAAATAATGCGCCCAAGAACATCAGCAAAAGACTTTGGTATCACGGCGCGACAGTAGATGCCGATTCAGGGGCCATGACTCTCAACCTGACAAGGCTGTCCACCATTGACCGCTTCATGCGAGCACGAGAAAGTCAGGATTTCTCGTGGTACCGATTCCGCTGCACGAGCCACGGCGGCTATATCTCACTGGCGAGTCCAAGGAAACTCGATGCGCTCGTCGAAGTCGAAGATGAAGTCTATCTTTTTGATAACAACATCACGGCTCCCATTTATCTCGTCCTGCGCCCCACTGGAGGCCAACATGAGTTTCTATTGGTAGCGGCATGCCCTCATTTAGTTTGCACGTTTCGCGACTATCCGCTCGAAACTCCATTgagccatcgccaagaccaAAAGGTTGATGCCATACCGATTACAGATCTCCAGCAAAGCCTTTATTCCGACCTCATAAAACTCCACAACTCTCTTGACCAGACCGTTGAGTTTG AGTTCAGCACCAAACCGGCTGCGGATAGGAAGCGAAGGGGTGACACCCCAAATTCGCCCACATATTGTACACACGAGATTGACCTTCCAGTTCAAGTTGGTGGTGGGCCCATCAGTCCCTCATACGATGTTTGGGGTCTTGGCTGTGTGTATTTGGAGCTCGTTACGTGGTGGCTAGGCGCCTGGGAACACGTTGAAAAATTTGCGTCAAGGCGCCTGATGCCCGATCTTTTTCACTGGCCGAATAGCAGACTTCTACGGAGCTCCGATAAGTTCTTCACAATCCAGTGGAGCTCACACACAAGAGGATGGGAAGCCCGGGTCAAGGATGTGATCTCACAGGTCAGTATCTCCCAGACTATGCGAGTCTACCTGTAG
- a CDS encoding RNase H type-1 domain-containing protein produces METGLSARQTARYISRKHPRRLVAYVDGACVNNGRLGPHADWAVVCGPPGNDPCVASGRLEDKGPFGEDIIVTSNRAELRAAIAALRLYDWQDEGFERIVIATDSNYVAEGATTWAQGWVFRRWKTRTHNDVKNQDLWELLLGGVERRYDRGLRVDILQISMSYNAHADTAAKEAARNGVAIAEFQDITFGSSPLTKTGRYEALYTENGGYIVAAVEFARVEMGRLGCIGNMFGNEDTDAVTLALCGLL; encoded by the coding sequence ATGGAAACTGGTTTGAGTGCCAGACAAACGGCCCGGTATATCTCCCGCAAACACCCAAGAAGACTTGTTGCATATGTCGACGGGGCTTGCGTCAATAATGGTCGGCTGGGACCTCACGCCGACTGGGCTGTCGTCTGTGGACCACCTGGAAATGACCCGTGTGTTGCGTCCGGTCGGCTTGAGGATAAGGGACCGTTTGGAGAGGACATTATCGTGACCAGCAACCGAGCTGAGCTCCGTGCAGCCATTGCCGCGCTGCGTCTTTATGATTGGCAAGATGAGGGTTTCGAAAGGATTGTTATTGCAACCGACTCAAATTACGTCGCTGAGGGCGCTACTACCTGGGCCCAGGGCTGGGTATTTCGGAGATGGAAGACACGCACCCACAATGACGTCAAGAACCAAGACTTGTGGGAGCTGTTGCTCGGCGGGGTAGAAAGACGGTATGACCGAGGTCTGCGGGTCGATATTTTGCAAATCTCAATGAGTTACAATGCTCATGCCGATACGGCGGCGAAAGAGGCGGCCCGCAACGGCGTAGCCATTGCTGAGTTTCAAGATATCACTTTTGGGTCTTCTCCACTCACAAAAACAGGGCGTTATGAGGCTTTGTACACTGAAAACGGAGGATATATCGTGGCCGCAGTCGAGTTTGCGAGAGTTGAGATGGGCAGGCTCGGCTGTATTGGTAATATGTTTGGAAACGAGGATACTGATGCCGTTACTTTGGCTCTGTGTGGACTTCTCTAA